One region of Xylanimonas ulmi genomic DNA includes:
- the rpsL gene encoding 30S ribosomal protein S12, translating into MPTIQQLVRKGRATKPGKSKTPALKGSPQRRGVCTRVYTTTPKKPNSALRKVARVKLSSGIEVTAYIPGVGHNLQEHSIVLVRGGRVKDLPGVRYKIVRGALDTQGVKNRKQARSRYGAKKEKA; encoded by the coding sequence GTGCCTACGATCCAGCAGCTCGTCCGCAAGGGCCGAGCCACGAAGCCGGGGAAGTCGAAGACCCCCGCGCTCAAGGGCTCCCCGCAGCGGCGCGGCGTGTGCACCCGCGTGTACACCACCACCCCCAAGAAGCCGAACTCCGCCCTGCGCAAGGTCGCCCGCGTCAAGCTGTCCTCGGGCATCGAGGTCACCGCGTACATCCCCGGCGTCGGCCACAACCTGCAGGAGCACTCGATCGTGCTCGTGCGCGGTGGTCGTGTGAAGGACCTGCCCGGTGTCCGATACAAGATCGTCCGCGGCGCCCTTGACACGCAGGGCGTGAAGAACCGCAAGCAGGCTCGCAGCCGCTACGGCGCCAAGAAGGAGAAGGCCTGA
- the fusA gene encoding elongation factor G produces MALDVLTDLNKVRNIGIMAHIDAGKTTTTERILYYTGVNYKIGETHDGASTTDWMEQEQERGITITSAAVTAFWNKNQINIIDTPGHVDFTVEVERSLRVLDGAVAVFDGKEGVEPQSETVWRQADKYDVPRICFVNKMDKLGADFYFTVDTIINRLKAKPLVIQLPIGAENDFEGVVDLVEMRAIVWRGETKLGAEYTVEEIPADLRDKADQYHSELIEAVAETDEELLEKYLGGEELTVAEIKAGIRKLTITGEAFPVLCGSAFKNKGVQPMLDAVVDYLPSPLDVPAIKGTDVKDHEKVIERHPDATEPFAALAFKIAAHPFFGKLTFIRVYSGKVAQGAQVVNSTKGKKERIGKIFQMHANKENPVDEASAGHIYAFIGLKDVTTGDTLCDSNAQVILESMTFPEPVIDVAIEPKTKADQEKLSTAIQKLAEEDPTFRVKLDEETGQTVIGGMGELHLDILVDRMRREFKVEANVGKPQVAYRETIRRKVEKVDYTHKKQTGGSGQFAKVQVTFEPLDTSEGELYEFENSVTGGRIPREYIPSVDAGIQSALQQGVLAGFPLVGVKATLLDGAYHEVDSSEMAFKIAGSMVLKEGVKRADPALLEPIMAVEVRTPEEYMGDVIGDINSRRGMIQSMEDATGVKVVRAQVPLSEMFGYIGDLRSKTQGRAVYSMQFDSYAEVPRNVADEIIKKTRGE; encoded by the coding sequence GTGGCACTTGACGTGCTGACCGACCTGAACAAGGTCCGGAACATCGGCATCATGGCGCACATCGATGCCGGCAAGACGACGACGACCGAGCGGATCCTGTACTACACGGGCGTCAACTACAAGATCGGTGAGACGCACGACGGCGCCTCGACGACCGACTGGATGGAGCAGGAGCAGGAGCGTGGCATCACGATCACGTCCGCTGCTGTGACCGCCTTCTGGAACAAGAACCAGATCAACATCATCGACACGCCCGGCCACGTCGACTTCACCGTCGAGGTCGAGCGCTCGCTGCGCGTCCTCGACGGCGCCGTCGCGGTGTTCGACGGCAAGGAGGGCGTCGAGCCCCAGTCGGAGACGGTGTGGCGCCAGGCCGACAAGTACGACGTGCCGCGCATCTGCTTCGTCAACAAGATGGACAAGCTGGGCGCCGACTTCTACTTCACGGTCGACACCATCATCAACCGCCTCAAGGCGAAGCCGCTGGTCATCCAGCTCCCGATCGGCGCTGAGAACGACTTCGAGGGCGTCGTCGACCTGGTCGAGATGCGCGCCATCGTCTGGCGCGGCGAGACCAAGCTGGGCGCCGAGTACACGGTCGAGGAGATCCCCGCCGACCTGCGCGACAAGGCCGACCAGTACCACTCGGAGCTCATCGAGGCCGTCGCCGAGACGGACGAGGAGCTGCTGGAGAAGTACCTGGGCGGCGAGGAGCTGACGGTCGCCGAGATCAAGGCCGGCATCCGCAAGCTCACCATCACCGGCGAGGCGTTCCCGGTCCTGTGCGGCTCGGCGTTCAAGAACAAGGGCGTCCAGCCCATGCTCGACGCCGTCGTCGACTACCTGCCCTCGCCCCTCGACGTCCCGGCCATCAAGGGCACCGACGTCAAGGACCACGAGAAGGTCATCGAGCGGCACCCCGACGCGACCGAGCCGTTCGCGGCCCTCGCGTTCAAGATCGCCGCGCACCCGTTCTTCGGCAAGCTCACCTTCATCCGCGTCTACTCGGGCAAGGTGGCGCAGGGCGCCCAGGTCGTCAACTCGACCAAGGGCAAGAAGGAGCGCATCGGGAAGATCTTCCAGATGCACGCCAACAAGGAGAACCCGGTCGACGAGGCGTCGGCGGGCCACATCTACGCGTTCATCGGCCTCAAGGACGTCACCACGGGTGACACCCTGTGCGATTCGAACGCGCAGGTCATCCTCGAGTCGATGACCTTCCCCGAGCCGGTCATCGACGTGGCCATCGAGCCCAAGACGAAGGCCGACCAGGAGAAGCTCTCCACGGCGATCCAGAAGCTCGCCGAGGAGGACCCGACCTTCCGCGTCAAGCTCGACGAGGAGACCGGCCAGACCGTCATCGGCGGCATGGGCGAGCTCCACCTCGACATCCTCGTCGACCGTATGCGCCGCGAGTTCAAGGTCGAGGCGAATGTCGGCAAGCCGCAGGTCGCCTACCGCGAGACCATCCGCCGCAAGGTCGAGAAGGTCGACTACACGCACAAGAAGCAGACCGGTGGCTCGGGCCAGTTCGCCAAGGTCCAGGTGACCTTCGAGCCGCTCGACACCTCCGAGGGCGAGCTCTACGAGTTCGAGAACTCGGTCACCGGTGGCCGCATCCCGCGCGAGTACATCCCGTCGGTTGACGCCGGCATCCAGTCCGCCTTGCAGCAGGGCGTGCTCGCGGGCTTCCCGCTCGTGGGCGTCAAGGCCACGCTGCTCGACGGCGCCTACCACGAGGTCGACTCCTCCGAGATGGCGTTCAAGATCGCCGGCTCGATGGTCCTCAAGGAGGGCGTCAAGCGCGCCGACCCGGCGCTCCTCGAGCCGATCATGGCAGTCGAGGTGCGCACGCCCGAGGAGTACATGGGTGACGTGATCGGCGACATCAACTCCCGCCGTGGCATGATCCAGTCCATGGAGGACGCGACCGGCGTCAAGGTCGTTCGCGCCCAGGTGCCGCTGAGCGAGATGTTCGGGTACATCGGTGACCTTCGGTCGAAGACCCAGGGCCGTGCGGTGTACTCGATGCAGTTCGACAGCTACGCCGAGGTTCCTCGCAACGTTGCTGACGAGATCATCAAGAAGACCCGGGGCGAGTGA
- the rpsG gene encoding 30S ribosomal protein S7, whose protein sequence is MPRKGPAPKRPLIADPVYGSPVVTQLINKVLLDGKKSTAEAIVYGALEGVRTKTDQDPVVVLKRALENVRPALEVRSRRVGGATYQVPVEVRPTRSTTLALRWLTDFSRARREKTMTERLMNEILDASNGLGAAVKRREDMHKMAESNRAFAHYRW, encoded by the coding sequence ATGCCTCGTAAGGGTCCGGCCCCCAAGCGGCCGCTCATCGCCGACCCGGTCTACGGGTCCCCCGTCGTCACCCAGCTGATCAACAAGGTCCTGCTGGACGGCAAGAAGTCCACGGCTGAGGCCATCGTCTACGGCGCCCTGGAGGGTGTCCGCACCAAGACGGACCAGGACCCGGTCGTCGTGCTCAAGCGCGCGCTGGAGAACGTCCGCCCGGCCCTTGAGGTGCGCTCTCGCCGCGTCGGTGGCGCGACCTACCAGGTCCCGGTCGAGGTGCGTCCGACGCGCTCGACGACGCTGGCCCTGCGCTGGCTGACCGACTTCTCGCGCGCCCGCCGCGAGAAGACGATGACCGAGCGCCTCATGAACGAGATCCTCGACGCCTCGAACGGCCTCGGCGCCGCGGTCAAGCGCCGCGAGGACATGCACAAGATGGCTGAGTCGAACCGCGCGTTCGCTCACTACCGCTGGTAG